One region of Aminobacterium colombiense DSM 12261 genomic DNA includes:
- a CDS encoding amidohydrolase → MNVQHLKDQVCQCIDEKKEDLLSLVREIGSHAELGFKEYRTSSVVAAFLKDLGLPVQTGLAVTGVKALLKGSRPGPTVAILGELDGVISPDHPEVVKGTNAAHACGHNLQIGTMLGAAMGLTWASAAKELDGSICFMGVPAEEFIEIQERMERRQKGEIHFLGGKQELVYQGAFDDIDMAMMVHAGTNMPHPSFMIGETGNGFIAKTIRYMGKATHAAAAPHEGINALNAAVLGINAVHSMRETFRDDDHVRVHFIITKGGDSVNTIPADVRLEAYVRGKTMDAINSTHEKFDRAFRSGGDAVGAKTEIVTIPGYLPLACSAAMNSLFESNAGSFLPHQNIATAPHFDASTDMGDICHIMPAIHPYFGGVAGALHSGDFRVVDYDAAVILPAKVMATTVIDLLCNGAEKGRELLKAHRPLMSREEYLQTLERYFNI, encoded by the coding sequence ATGAATGTACAACATCTTAAAGATCAGGTATGTCAGTGTATTGACGAGAAAAAAGAAGACCTTCTCTCTCTCGTTCGCGAGATAGGCAGCCACGCAGAATTAGGATTCAAGGAGTACCGCACCTCTTCTGTCGTTGCAGCTTTTTTAAAAGACCTCGGTCTCCCCGTCCAGACGGGATTGGCGGTAACAGGCGTAAAAGCTCTATTGAAGGGAAGCCGGCCAGGGCCAACAGTGGCTATTTTAGGAGAGCTTGACGGGGTTATCAGCCCAGACCACCCGGAAGTGGTGAAAGGCACAAATGCGGCCCACGCATGCGGCCACAACCTGCAAATAGGCACAATGCTTGGCGCTGCCATGGGCCTTACATGGGCCAGCGCGGCAAAAGAACTTGACGGATCCATCTGCTTTATGGGGGTGCCGGCAGAGGAGTTTATCGAAATTCAAGAGCGAATGGAGCGCCGCCAAAAAGGAGAGATCCATTTCCTGGGAGGCAAACAAGAGCTAGTCTATCAGGGGGCCTTCGACGATATAGACATGGCCATGATGGTTCACGCCGGAACAAACATGCCCCATCCCTCGTTCATGATTGGCGAGACGGGCAATGGCTTCATTGCCAAAACCATTCGCTACATGGGAAAAGCCACCCACGCCGCCGCAGCCCCCCATGAAGGCATCAACGCCCTTAACGCCGCGGTTCTCGGCATCAACGCAGTGCACTCTATGAGAGAAACTTTTCGCGACGACGACCACGTTCGAGTCCACTTCATCATCACTAAAGGAGGCGACTCTGTAAACACCATCCCTGCCGACGTTCGTCTCGAAGCCTATGTGCGGGGCAAAACCATGGATGCCATCAACAGCACCCACGAAAAGTTCGACCGTGCCTTCAGGTCTGGCGGCGATGCAGTAGGGGCCAAAACCGAAATAGTTACAATTCCGGGATACCTTCCCCTCGCCTGCTCAGCCGCCATGAACAGCCTTTTTGAGTCGAATGCCGGGAGCTTCCTCCCCCATCAGAATATCGCCACGGCTCCCCACTTCGATGCCTCTACCGACATGGGGGATATCTGCCACATTATGCCCGCTATCCATCCTTATTTCGGCGGGGTTGCAGGAGCCCTCCATTCCGGTGATTTCAGGGTAGTGGATTACGATGCAGCGGTGATTCTTCCTGCAAAGGTTATGGCAACAACTGTTATAGATCTCTTATGCAACGGGGCAGAGAAGGGGCGTGAACTGCTTAAAGCCCACCGTCCTCTTATGTCACGAGAAGAATATCTTCAGACTCTGGAGCGTTACTTCAACATATGA
- a CDS encoding winged helix-turn-helix transcriptional regulator, translating to MIDSLITSKTRVKLLLKFFLNPENRSYLRELSEEFGESTNAVRVELNRLAEAGLLQSQDEGRTKLYKANTKHPLFPEIRAIVTKTLGIDQLVDQVIRRLGNVELAFITGDYAKGIDSGLIDLVLVGDIDRAYLQSLIDKLEKMIERKIRVLVLKQEEFEKIGEKFCSEGLLLWNQLNPNFHEV from the coding sequence ATGATTGATTCTTTAATTACTTCAAAAACCCGTGTCAAATTGCTCTTAAAGTTCTTTCTCAACCCTGAGAACAGGTCGTACCTTCGTGAACTTTCCGAAGAGTTCGGCGAATCAACCAATGCTGTGCGGGTAGAGCTCAACCGCCTTGCTGAAGCAGGGCTTTTGCAATCCCAAGACGAGGGGCGAACCAAGCTCTACAAAGCCAATACCAAACATCCGCTTTTCCCCGAAATACGAGCCATCGTTACAAAAACTCTCGGAATCGACCAGCTTGTGGACCAGGTTATAAGGCGCCTCGGCAACGTAGAGCTCGCCTTTATAACGGGAGACTACGCAAAAGGCATAGACTCTGGCCTCATCGACCTCGTGCTGGTTGGCGATATTGACAGAGCTTACCTGCAAAGCCTGATAGACAAACTTGAAAAAATGATTGAACGAAAAATTCGTGTGCTGGTGCTGAAGCAAGAAGAGTTTGAAAAAATAGGGGAAAAATTTTGTTCAGAAGGGCTTCTTCTTTGGAATCAACTTAATCCGAATTTTCATGAGGTTTAA
- a CDS encoding YvrJ family protein: MEDFLASCLQSGFSVAVAAYLLVRMEKRLDELTGAIRRLESAITHMEGGELSETNHQLVAAHTPL; this comes from the coding sequence ATGGAAGACTTTTTGGCATCCTGTCTTCAAAGTGGTTTTTCTGTAGCCGTAGCAGCCTATTTGCTTGTGCGCATGGAAAAACGGCTGGATGAACTGACAGGAGCCATCCGGCGGCTGGAGAGCGCTATTACCCATATGGAAGGAGGAGAACTCAGTGAAACCAATCATCAACTCGTTGCAGCTCACACCCCACTTTAA
- a CDS encoding ImmA/IrrE family metallo-endopeptidase translates to MKEKIEINGEAIYLRKLFGEDTDSPIDVFSLLHNNGDLTIVLYPMSNRVSGMCIRDGNNKIICINSTSTYGRQRFTIAHELYHLFFHKDFKSIVCSKDIEAQKDLQEKEADLFASYFLAPYEALTSFIKNKLKKEKQTLHVDDIVKIEQHYGLSRQATLWRLVNDGYITQEKANTMKTGIISSAIRLGFDDKLYRPLPEDKQHITFGKYIKLAEELKDKELISTGKYEEIMLEGFRGDIIYGLNPPENYD, encoded by the coding sequence TTGAAAGAGAAGATAGAAATCAACGGGGAAGCAATCTATTTACGCAAGCTATTTGGAGAAGATACGGATTCCCCCATTGATGTTTTCTCCTTGCTCCACAACAACGGCGATTTGACCATTGTGCTTTATCCTATGAGCAATCGGGTTAGCGGAATGTGCATAAGGGATGGGAACAATAAAATCATTTGTATTAATTCGACTTCGACTTACGGCAGACAGCGCTTCACTATTGCTCACGAGCTGTATCATTTATTTTTTCATAAAGATTTTAAAAGTATTGTGTGTTCAAAAGATATTGAGGCTCAAAAGGATCTTCAAGAAAAAGAAGCGGATCTTTTTGCATCCTATTTTTTGGCACCTTACGAGGCATTGACATCTTTTATTAAAAATAAGCTGAAAAAAGAAAAACAGACATTGCACGTTGATGATATCGTAAAGATAGAGCAACACTATGGGTTGAGCAGGCAGGCAACTTTATGGCGATTGGTTAATGATGGGTATATCACCCAAGAAAAAGCTAATACAATGAAAACAGGCATAATATCATCCGCAATAAGGCTGGGGTTTGATGACAAATTATATCGCCCGTTGCCAGAAGATAAACAGCACATTACCTTTGGAAAATATATCAAGCTGGCTGAAGAGTTGAAAGATAAAGAACTGATTTCTACTGGTAAATATGAAGAGATTATGTTGGAAGGATTTAGGGGGGATATTATATACGGGCTCAATCCTCCAGAAAACTATGATTAA
- a CDS encoding pyridoxal phosphate-dependent aminotransferase has product MKLYEKSARMQQCSFEGGIRDIFEAALKLESKGQKIYHLEIGRPDFDSPECAKKAAIQALEEGFVHYTSMNGIPSLREAIAEHERKKGCLFGPQNVIVTSGASEALLTSMMGLLNPGDEIILPTPCFVSYREQALLAGAVPVMIPSFLENRYQLDMESIKKALTPRTKMIIINSPNNPTGALMHRGDVEELIALVQGKDIWVVTDECYSDFIYDNEHVSIASYPEMKKQVILVSSTSKTFSMTGWRIGYLMAPEPVLPFLSKAHLMTISCANSFAQVGAAEAYKSGAAHTQEMVAAFKERRNIVVSALNRCPGIKFPDPQGAFYVLPSIEKLNMKPLDFAKELMERYGVAITPGNAFGIDNHVRIAYAIPAEDLRQAMEGFVALYNEKIRG; this is encoded by the coding sequence ATGAAGTTATATGAGAAAAGCGCTCGCATGCAGCAATGTTCCTTTGAAGGGGGCATTCGAGACATCTTTGAAGCGGCTTTAAAACTGGAAAGCAAGGGGCAGAAAATTTATCACTTGGAAATAGGCCGTCCCGACTTCGATTCCCCAGAGTGCGCAAAAAAAGCAGCCATACAGGCTCTTGAGGAAGGGTTTGTTCACTACACATCCATGAACGGAATCCCAAGCTTGCGGGAAGCAATTGCAGAGCATGAGAGAAAGAAGGGCTGCCTCTTTGGGCCTCAAAACGTCATTGTCACCAGCGGCGCTTCGGAAGCCCTCCTGACATCCATGATGGGCCTTTTGAATCCGGGGGACGAGATTATTCTGCCGACCCCCTGTTTTGTTTCATATAGAGAACAGGCTCTTTTGGCTGGTGCGGTGCCAGTCATGATTCCGTCATTTTTAGAAAATCGGTACCAGCTCGATATGGAATCCATAAAAAAGGCTCTTACTCCGAGAACCAAAATGATCATCATAAACTCGCCCAATAACCCTACCGGCGCTCTTATGCATCGTGGCGATGTGGAAGAGCTCATAGCGCTCGTTCAGGGTAAGGATATCTGGGTTGTCACTGACGAATGCTACTCTGATTTCATCTACGACAACGAACATGTGAGCATTGCCAGCTATCCTGAAATGAAAAAGCAGGTTATCCTCGTCAGCTCTACGTCAAAAACATTTTCTATGACAGGGTGGCGCATTGGATACCTTATGGCGCCGGAACCGGTTCTTCCCTTTTTAAGCAAAGCTCACCTTATGACCATCTCTTGCGCTAATTCCTTTGCTCAGGTGGGAGCCGCCGAAGCCTACAAGAGCGGAGCGGCCCATACGCAAGAAATGGTGGCGGCCTTCAAAGAGCGGCGGAACATTGTGGTATCGGCGCTGAATCGATGCCCGGGCATTAAGTTCCCCGACCCCCAGGGAGCCTTCTACGTTCTTCCATCAATAGAAAAGCTCAACATGAAGCCCCTGGATTTTGCCAAAGAACTCATGGAACGCTATGGAGTTGCCATTACTCCCGGAAACGCCTTCGGAATAGACAATCACGTTCGAATAGCTTATGCTATTCCGGCTGAAGATCTGCGCCAGGCCATGGAGGGCTTTGTGGCCCTTTATAACGAAAAAATAAGAGGTTGA
- a CDS encoding YcbK family protein → MKPIINSLQLTPHFNLREFQCSCCQQVKLWPPLVECLEKLRSLWKEPIVLTSGYRCPNHNKRVGGVANSLHVEGRAADVVVMHRYQPLFCELAERAGFTSILPYGKRNFIHLAIKNSRRHNE, encoded by the coding sequence GTGAAACCAATCATCAACTCGTTGCAGCTCACACCCCACTTTAATCTTCGAGAATTTCAATGTTCCTGTTGCCAACAGGTAAAACTGTGGCCCCCGCTAGTAGAGTGCCTGGAAAAGCTGAGAAGCCTCTGGAAAGAACCCATCGTACTTACCAGCGGATATCGTTGCCCCAACCATAATAAAAGGGTTGGGGGAGTTGCCAATAGCCTTCACGTGGAAGGCCGGGCTGCCGACGTGGTAGTAATGCATAGGTATCAGCCACTTTTTTGTGAACTGGCCGAAAGGGCTGGCTTCACAAGCATCTTGCCCTATGGAAAAAGAAACTTCATTCATCTGGCCATAAAAAATTCAAGGAGGCATAACGAATGA
- a CDS encoding DUF1659 domain-containing protein, producing MEVYIPMESRLQIRVNIGFDDNGDPVTRSLNFADVQSEAVALNVAAVSAALGGLLDYPITETRKIDTNVVE from the coding sequence ATGGAGGTCTACATTCCAATGGAAAGCCGCCTGCAGATTCGAGTCAACATTGGTTTTGACGATAACGGAGACCCAGTAACCCGTTCTCTCAATTTTGCCGATGTGCAATCTGAAGCAGTGGCTCTCAATGTGGCAGCTGTTTCAGCGGCTCTTGGCGGACTCCTCGACTATCCCATAACAGAAACACGAAAAATAGACACTAATGTCGTGGAGTAG
- a CDS encoding DUF2922 domain-containing protein, whose translation MKTLRLKFGTADGKNRTLSLRYARQDATEEEVRTAMQAIIDNNIFIKGLVSILGAELVETSVTTLIEE comes from the coding sequence ATGAAAACCCTTCGCCTTAAGTTTGGTACTGCCGATGGAAAGAACCGAACCCTCTCCCTTCGCTATGCGCGTCAGGATGCGACGGAAGAAGAGGTTCGCACAGCAATGCAAGCCATCATAGACAACAATATATTTATAAAGGGTTTGGTCTCAATTCTTGGGGCCGAACTCGTAGAGACCTCTGTCACTACTCTCATTGAAGAGTAG
- a CDS encoding DUF3100 domain-containing protein: MKDAIRNWKIHALVVILVVIAELIGIHSFKVGIGTIVLLPMLYALIIGALLGPKFVKVVNQKDMVDAGSLIGVTLMLLMARYGTLVGPNLPMILKTSPALILQELGNLGTVLIGIPIAVFLGLKREAIGAAHSVSREPNVALIGDVYGLDTPEGQGVMGVYICGTVFGTIFYGLMATVTAALNIFHPLALGMASGVGSASMMTASVGSLSAMYPDIADKIQALGAASNMLSGLDGLYMSLWMALPLSEWLYRRTYKIKYGEFPEKPEYKEV; encoded by the coding sequence GTGAAGGATGCAATTCGCAACTGGAAGATTCATGCTTTAGTTGTCATCCTTGTAGTAATAGCAGAGTTGATCGGCATTCACTCTTTTAAGGTTGGCATTGGCACCATCGTTCTTCTTCCAATGCTTTATGCTCTTATTATAGGGGCTCTTCTAGGGCCAAAATTTGTCAAAGTTGTCAATCAAAAAGATATGGTGGACGCAGGCAGCCTCATCGGCGTCACCCTCATGCTTCTTATGGCGAGGTACGGCACTCTTGTGGGGCCCAACCTGCCCATGATTCTCAAAACAAGCCCGGCCCTTATTCTGCAGGAATTAGGCAATCTGGGAACCGTCCTCATAGGTATTCCCATAGCGGTTTTCCTCGGCCTGAAGAGGGAGGCAATCGGTGCTGCCCACTCTGTATCGCGAGAGCCCAACGTAGCTCTCATCGGAGACGTCTATGGCCTCGATACTCCTGAAGGGCAGGGGGTAATGGGAGTCTATATCTGCGGAACAGTCTTCGGAACCATCTTTTATGGCCTTATGGCTACTGTTACCGCAGCGCTTAACATCTTCCATCCATTGGCTCTGGGAATGGCTTCCGGCGTTGGAAGCGCCAGCATGATGACCGCCTCCGTCGGTTCCCTGAGCGCCATGTATCCTGATATCGCCGACAAGATCCAGGCCCTTGGCGCGGCAAGCAACATGCTCTCTGGCCTTGACGGCCTTTACATGTCTCTATGGATGGCCTTGCCTCTCTCAGAATGGCTCTATCGAAGAACTTATAAAATAAAATACGGCGAGTTCCCTGAAAAGCCAGAATACAAGGAGGTGTAA
- a CDS encoding DMT family transporter yields the protein MDRHFLGISLALMTGVSWGTVSPIGRILALKGINMVTVTVLRTFLVVAGFGLYLALRSPQYLRTSLKEQKIFLIYGILSVVFTYTGFLFSLKYLTVSAALIIHYTFPMVTLLGGLLITKEPPTPAQVLSALLILVGVWVGMFSGKEGTQEISLPGILWGLVAVLGLSGQSLLGRETSKKGELNRNSIIFYSHVWGGLCLIIIKTFTAGWADVSPLSLVNWGYIAIISCVGSLLAYAAFYTALKYISATAASLMCTVEIITGITLAALMSAEFPTLREMAGCTIIILAIVLAAIPPRVFKGRFKGAPRQNNA from the coding sequence ATGGATAGGCACTTTCTAGGTATTTCCTTAGCCCTTATGACAGGCGTTTCATGGGGCACAGTAAGCCCTATCGGGCGAATCCTTGCCCTTAAGGGCATCAATATGGTAACCGTTACAGTTCTCAGAACCTTTCTGGTGGTTGCGGGCTTTGGGCTCTATCTGGCGTTGCGGAGTCCCCAGTACCTTCGCACTTCCCTCAAAGAACAGAAAATATTTTTAATATACGGTATTCTGTCAGTGGTCTTTACCTATACAGGCTTTCTTTTTTCCCTCAAGTATTTAACTGTTTCGGCAGCCCTTATCATTCATTACACCTTTCCAATGGTGACCCTTCTTGGTGGCCTCCTGATAACAAAAGAACCTCCCACACCTGCACAGGTGCTTTCAGCCCTTCTCATCCTTGTTGGAGTATGGGTAGGCATGTTTTCTGGCAAGGAGGGAACTCAAGAGATCTCACTGCCCGGCATCCTCTGGGGGCTTGTGGCTGTTCTCGGATTGTCGGGACAATCCCTTCTGGGCAGAGAAACGTCCAAGAAAGGGGAACTCAACAGAAACAGCATCATCTTCTATTCACATGTATGGGGCGGCCTTTGCCTCATTATCATAAAGACCTTCACTGCCGGGTGGGCCGATGTGTCGCCCCTTTCCCTCGTCAACTGGGGATATATCGCCATTATTTCCTGTGTAGGCAGCCTCTTGGCCTATGCCGCTTTTTATACGGCCTTGAAATACATATCAGCCACTGCTGCCAGCCTCATGTGCACTGTAGAGATAATAACGGGCATCACTCTGGCCGCCCTTATGAGCGCAGAATTCCCCACATTGAGAGAAATGGCGGGCTGCACTATTATTATTCTGGCTATTGTGCTGGCTGCTATTCCCCCAAGGGTCTTTAAAGGCCGTTTTAAGGGCGCTCCACGGCAAAACAACGCCTAA
- a CDS encoding TRAP transporter small permease, protein MKRLKTFLDDLEENLLCGILALMVIIIFLQVIMRYVFANSLTWSEELARYLFIWLTWLGTGYAFKSNRHLRIEFLVDKLSVRVRYYLEFLILVLWLGFSVFLVYQGWIVTNLNWTRGQLSAAMQIPMALAYAAVPVGCLFMALRLAFRLFSGFLEKRYE, encoded by the coding sequence ATGAAGCGTTTAAAGACCTTTTTGGACGACCTTGAGGAAAATCTGCTTTGCGGTATTTTAGCCCTCATGGTTATCATCATCTTTTTACAAGTTATTATGCGATATGTCTTTGCCAATTCTCTTACGTGGAGCGAAGAGCTGGCAAGGTATCTTTTTATATGGCTCACCTGGCTCGGCACGGGCTATGCCTTTAAGAGCAACCGCCACCTGCGGATAGAATTTCTTGTGGATAAGCTCTCCGTACGGGTGCGGTACTACCTGGAGTTTCTAATTCTCGTTCTCTGGCTAGGCTTTAGCGTATTCCTCGTCTATCAAGGGTGGATTGTTACAAATCTGAACTGGACGCGGGGTCAATTGTCCGCAGCCATGCAAATTCCTATGGCCCTGGCCTATGCTGCCGTGCCGGTGGGATGTCTGTTTATGGCGCTGCGGCTGGCTTTTAGGCTCTTTAGCGGCTTTTTAGAGAAAAGATATGAGTAG
- a CDS encoding sigma-70 family RNA polymerase sigma factor, producing the protein MICVPCSDKDPEEKILRDYFDYIKKIAWRYAGRGAEVEDLEQEASMGLITLARKCPPNEELSNYIRKRLPGQVRDAAHRYRYPDLHCELTEAHKEAIPAPKKHIPIDFIDLLERNFSESDLFIIWALSWGCTQKEIAEKLNKTQQSIHYRLTKIRKHLQDLLRRYWDME; encoded by the coding sequence ATGATCTGTGTTCCCTGTAGTGACAAAGACCCAGAAGAAAAAATCCTTAGAGACTATTTTGACTACATTAAGAAAATAGCCTGGCGTTACGCAGGCCGCGGCGCAGAGGTTGAAGACCTGGAACAAGAAGCGTCAATGGGCCTCATCACATTAGCAAGAAAATGTCCCCCCAATGAAGAACTCTCCAATTACATTAGAAAACGCCTGCCTGGCCAAGTGCGGGATGCCGCGCACCGCTACCGCTATCCCGATCTTCACTGCGAACTGACAGAAGCCCACAAAGAGGCAATCCCCGCACCAAAAAAACACATACCAATCGATTTTATAGATCTTTTAGAAAGGAACTTCAGCGAATCCGACCTCTTCATCATCTGGGCCCTCTCGTGGGGCTGCACTCAGAAAGAGATTGCTGAAAAACTTAACAAGACGCAGCAATCCATCCACTATCGCCTTACGAAAATAAGAAAACACTTACAAGACCTTCTGAGGCGCTATTGGGATATGGAATAG
- a CDS encoding DctP family TRAP transporter solute-binding subunit, whose product MKRFLISVVALALLVMSAHSALAASEFRMKVHSVGSDAHPSTTMLHEFKKYVEENSGGRISVSIHNNAQLGGDRQATEAMQLGTIECGVLPTTTIASFDPRFNIFELPFIFKSHEEAYKHLDGALGEKLKEALLSQGMRIIGYGVNGFRHISNNRGPITKPEDLKGLKIRTQENPIHIAAFKLLGSSPTPMSFSELYTALAQKTVDAQENPITLTYSSKFYEVQEYYSLTGHVYAVAPLVVSTIFFDRLPEDLQKVVLDAGKLYADGERKSTVELEGQMLQELKNHGMKVNELTPEELEVFKKTTLPVYKEFESKIGTDLLNMILKGEEAS is encoded by the coding sequence ATGAAGAGATTTCTTATTTCTGTAGTAGCACTCGCATTACTTGTCATGTCGGCACACTCAGCGTTGGCTGCCTCTGAGTTTCGAATGAAAGTACACTCTGTAGGGAGTGACGCCCACCCCTCAACAACCATGCTTCATGAATTTAAAAAGTATGTAGAAGAGAACTCTGGCGGAAGAATAAGCGTTTCCATCCATAACAACGCCCAGCTTGGCGGAGACAGACAGGCCACAGAAGCCATGCAGCTTGGAACCATAGAGTGTGGAGTGTTGCCAACTACGACCATCGCTTCCTTTGACCCAAGATTTAACATCTTTGAGCTTCCATTTATCTTCAAAAGTCACGAAGAAGCCTACAAACACCTTGACGGCGCTCTTGGCGAAAAATTGAAAGAGGCCCTCCTGAGCCAGGGCATGCGTATTATCGGCTATGGAGTTAATGGATTCAGGCACATTTCAAACAACCGCGGTCCCATAACAAAACCGGAAGATCTCAAGGGACTAAAGATCAGAACCCAGGAGAACCCCATCCATATCGCAGCCTTTAAACTCCTTGGTTCAAGCCCCACCCCCATGAGCTTTTCAGAGCTTTACACCGCTTTGGCCCAGAAGACCGTGGACGCTCAGGAAAACCCCATAACCCTCACTTACTCTTCAAAGTTCTACGAAGTGCAGGAGTACTATTCTCTCACGGGGCACGTGTATGCTGTGGCTCCCCTCGTGGTAAGCACCATATTCTTTGACCGCCTGCCAGAAGACCTTCAGAAAGTTGTTCTCGACGCTGGCAAACTCTATGCGGACGGAGAACGGAAATCAACTGTGGAACTTGAGGGACAGATGCTCCAGGAGCTGAAAAATCATGGCATGAAGGTCAATGAGCTGACGCCAGAAGAACTTGAGGTTTTCAAAAAAACCACATTGCCAGTATATAAAGAGTTTGAGTCTAAGATAGGAACAGATCTTCTGAACATGATCCTGAAAGGTGAGGAGGCATCTTAA
- a CDS encoding TRAP transporter large permease, giving the protein MDIAVLFGFVALFLALSLPIGIALGLATALTMFLTSPIPLTMIAQTAFTGLDSFPLLAIPFFMLAGSLMGYGGISKRLVNLAESLVGFLIGGLAMVTVTACMFFASISGSGPATVSAIGSFMIPEMRAKKYEGAFAAALTAAAGSIGVIIPPSIPFVIFGVVSGASVGELFVAGVIPGIIIGIALMIVSYFSAKKHGYPRSDKTLGLKYFMKNFVDSFWALLVPVIIMGGIYGGIFTPTEAAVVVVVYALFIGKFIYKELDYKTTKAAFRDAVMVNGATSFMLGLSMSFATYLTMEQIPMRVGAWIITVSSEPWIILFLINLMLLVVGCFVDNISSMIILTPIFLPVIKQIGIDPVHFGVVMTLALAIGFITPPYGANLFVASAVSGEKLDSISKKIFPFVGAMVVCLALFTYFPGISMGLVNLLMR; this is encoded by the coding sequence ATGGATATAGCTGTACTTTTCGGGTTTGTCGCCCTCTTTCTCGCGCTAAGCCTTCCCATCGGCATTGCTCTGGGATTGGCCACCGCGCTTACCATGTTCTTAACGAGCCCTATTCCCTTGACCATGATAGCACAGACGGCCTTTACGGGGCTTGACTCTTTTCCCCTCCTTGCCATTCCATTCTTTATGCTGGCGGGATCGCTCATGGGTTATGGCGGAATTTCAAAGAGGCTCGTTAACCTTGCGGAAAGCCTTGTGGGCTTTCTTATCGGCGGTCTTGCCATGGTCACTGTCACAGCCTGCATGTTCTTTGCGTCTATATCCGGGTCTGGCCCTGCAACAGTGTCAGCCATTGGATCTTTTATGATCCCTGAAATGCGGGCCAAAAAATACGAAGGAGCCTTTGCCGCCGCCCTTACCGCTGCCGCTGGCTCTATCGGCGTCATTATCCCTCCCTCAATTCCTTTCGTCATTTTTGGCGTCGTATCGGGAGCTTCAGTGGGAGAGCTTTTTGTTGCGGGAGTCATTCCGGGTATCATCATAGGCATTGCCTTAATGATCGTTTCTTATTTTTCTGCTAAAAAACATGGATACCCTCGCTCTGACAAGACACTGGGACTCAAGTATTTTATGAAAAACTTTGTTGACAGCTTCTGGGCCCTGCTTGTGCCGGTCATCATTATGGGCGGCATCTACGGGGGAATATTTACTCCCACCGAAGCGGCTGTGGTTGTTGTGGTATACGCTCTCTTTATAGGAAAGTTCATCTATAAGGAGCTGGATTACAAAACCACCAAAGCAGCCTTTAGGGATGCGGTGATGGTGAACGGCGCCACGTCATTCATGCTGGGACTTTCCATGTCTTTTGCCACCTATCTCACCATGGAGCAGATCCCCATGCGGGTGGGGGCGTGGATCATCACAGTATCTAGCGAACCGTGGATCATCCTGTTTCTCATCAACCTGATGCTTCTTGTTGTAGGATGCTTTGTGGATAACATATCGTCCATGATCATCTTGACGCCTATTTTTCTCCCTGTCATAAAACAGATAGGCATCGACCCTGTCCATTTTGGAGTGGTCATGACCCTTGCTCTCGCCATCGGTTTTATTACCCCTCCCTATGGGGCCAATCTTTTTGTAGCATCAGCTGTTTCTGGGGAAAAGTTAGACAGCATATCCAAAAAGATCTTCCCCTTTGTGGGAGCCATGGTCGTCTGTCTGGCTCTTTTTACATATTTCCCGGGCATCAGCATGGGATTAGTCAATCTTTTAATGCGATAA
- a CDS encoding helix-turn-helix domain-containing protein: MLNYELIGQRFNELRSKSGLTQGQMAAYLDVDQSYISKCEKNERQFSIDILEKAASLFGCPVEYIVGLTSEFSPMSIAFRAKSVTREDLEAIAALNKIALNLRFMEELLKEESI, translated from the coding sequence ATGCTAAATTATGAATTGATAGGACAGCGTTTTAATGAGTTGCGGAGCAAGAGTGGCCTAACACAAGGCCAGATGGCAGCTTATCTAGACGTAGATCAGAGCTATATTTCGAAATGTGAAAAAAATGAACGGCAATTCAGTATTGATATTTTAGAAAAAGCTGCATCACTTTTTGGGTGTCCGGTGGAATATATTGTAGGCTTAACAAGCGAATTTTCACCAATGTCTATTGCTTTTCGAGCAAAAAGCGTTACCAGGGAAGATTTGGAGGCTATAGCAGCGTTGAACAAAATAGCATTAAACCTACGCTTTATGGAAGAGCTGCTTAAGGAGGAATCCATTTGA